From one Patescibacteria group bacterium genomic stretch:
- a CDS encoding PrgI family protein — protein MQFQVPQFIDIEDKVIGPLTIKQFLYLLAAGAIIFILYKILNFYAIIILAIPILGITIPLAFIKVHGQPFISIVSNFFRFLRKPDFYVWKKPIGKKPAPESEETENIKIIKKITDKKGQNKPIAKNSLQDLNWKVETNKEEA, from the coding sequence ATGCAATTTCAAGTCCCTCAATTTATTGATATTGAAGACAAGGTTATCGGGCCTTTGACAATAAAGCAATTCCTGTATTTACTGGCAGCAGGAGCAATCATTTTTATCCTCTATAAAATCCTGAATTTCTATGCAATAATTATTCTGGCAATACCTATTCTCGGAATCACTATTCCTCTTGCTTTTATAAAAGTCCACGGCCAGCCGTTTATAAGTATAGTTAGCAACTTCTTCAGATTTTTAAGAAAACCGGATTTCTATGTCTGGAAAAAACCAATTGGCAAAAAACCGGCTCCAGAATCAGAGGAAACGGAAAACATCAAAATTATAAAGAAAATTACGGATAAAAAGGGGCAAAATAAGCCCATAGCAAAGAATAGTTTACAGGACTTAAATTGGAAGGTTGAGACCAATAAAGAAGAAGCGTAG